A stretch of Zymoseptoria tritici IPO323 chromosome 1, whole genome shotgun sequence DNA encodes these proteins:
- a CDS encoding Ca2+-modulated nonselective cation channel polycystin (related to intracellular levels and signaling), with protein sequence MPKLAYIALAFIGCAASVEIRRGPYEVRHLERRNDTGVYQTARSTVSNASSVSRLSDLSEEPPLSATTTATSSAGSQDETHSSSSSSSSRPVQTTEAGRLPAVNTTVSSGSSSASTLRSAAAAEDTLLSNASNTKDAMQDTPLDEPASIPATGLNLANGTSGYNSSIASPSILPATAEAVPSSDYTYITSRLRPYATGASDLFANISNGTRISSGYHPQVTATYRPTGYVGPRPNQTCGGATVNIVGASLDWWYTETYTQVDSTFVVQLDDKNSSTAWTLLPATSTFDVTTAVANPTCLSSTGLNPSVNETEVLYSCVDTPTPTAVATTTLEQTAYKDIDVTTSRGDIPDVVTTPTPAAITVADNSATYSAGTPFVHFSHYEVVSKRPFRYGYGRVGCAETTRVHTLSTAGSFEYTGGDVDGSYAAVAGDLHQLVLGDLGEHTATAGSFVAEPTVVVVVEKIVAAARMFKAMLQPSQAVLELPSATLPPDMSEVPITPTEAGTTWAPVAPHIERTASELVVPTPKPTIAMTTRVNSPFVAHVEGHDITLAIPVDRATPQAVVTAIFNGATVTATAVKNGGGDFGGIVSAVAEVARPDNALEVLSNAQLTYSKPNRIAQAIASAMGDTSGKRPARPQQAPILTIGNSVFTASAAGGGGKAVIIGGQTLSAGGLPITVGGTPVSLAPGATEVVVGTLAFKIDTTPNPGMVANIPLITVGSRTITANAATQFRLAGTILTPGGTAVVSGTTVILESHANRVVINGQTSSLSPPAITLAPLITLDGTIYQANIGTTYDIASHFLTPGGAVTISGTTISLPLTGSVLFVNGLAQPTALGGLQPNILPTITAPPALILNGNSYMPNGAAAYLVFSQTLTPGGRITYTNTLGGIETVSLDASLHTLLHISDSQTRTSLLSPIGASPDGAPVLTIYGKTYTAQAYSPGMGATYIIAGQTLTAGGTILHTLPSGETETISLLQPGTAVAITGPEGHVTTSTILDAYAVLPTSPPLLILGDEVFAAINPGATYIIDGHTLVPAGNEETVTVDGRTYHVSLAAQATAWEVSEIGAAGGTRTEALFPARMTGSTFVNSAEATQGLAAETGAAGKIGGGGGTGGVAGDGDENIGSGLEVKRWVASGLVVGTTFFLAVWL encoded by the coding sequence ATGCCAAAGCTTGCGTACATAGCGCTAGCCTTTATTGGCTGCGCTGCGTCAGTCGAGATACGAAGGGGACCATATGAGGTCCGGCACTTGGAAAGGAGGAATGATACCGGCGTGTATCAGACTGCACGTTCGACAGTCTCAAATGCATCCTCGGTGTCGAGACTGAGCGATCTCTCGGAGGAACCACCACTGTCCGCAACAACAACTGCAACAAGCAGCGCAGGTAGCCAGGACGAGACtcattcctcctcctcatcatcatcatcacggCCAGTACAGACCACAGAAGCAGGTAGATTACCCGCAGTCAACACCACTGTCTCATCAGGATCATCGTCGGCCTCAACGTTGCGCTCAGCAGCTGCTGCAGAAGACACACTATTGTCTAATGCGTCAAACACGAAGGATGCCATGCAAGATACTCCACTCGATGAACCAGCATCGATACCAGCGACGGGACTCAATCTCGCAAATGGCACATCCGGATACAACTCATCAATAGCATCGCCATCGATACTCCCGGCCACTGCAGAGGCTGTCCCTTCATCAGACTACACATATATCACATCTAGACTCCGACCTTATGCAACCGGAGCTTCTGATCTGTTCGCCAACATATCGAACGGAACCAGAATATCCTCGGGCTACCATCCTCAAGTCACTGCCACCTACCGACCTACGGGATATGTAGGACCTCGACCGAACCAGACCTGTGGTGGAGCTACGGTCAACATCGTTGGAGCCTCTCTCGACTGGTGGTATACTGAGACCTACACTCAAGTCGATTCAACGTTCGTCGTGCAGCTCGACGACAAGAACTCATCGACAGCATGGACTCTGCTGCCAGCCACTTCAACCTTCGATGTTACAACCGCTGTGGCCAACCCGACATGTCTTTCTTCCACTGGTCTCAATCCTAGTGTCAACGAAACGGAAGTCCTGTATTCCTGCGTTGATACTCCAACTCCCACCGCTGTGGCCACGACTACACTCGAACAGACAGCATACAAGGATATTGATGTCACTACGTCGCGAGGAGATATTCCTGATGTCGTGACCACTCCAACACCAGCTGCTATAACGGTCGCCGACAATTCTGCCACGTACTCGGCCGGCACTCCGTTCGTTCACTTCTCACATTATGAAGTCGTGAGCAAGCGGCCGTTCCGCTATGGTTACGGTCGTGTTGGGTGCGCCGAGACGACGAGAGTACATACATTGTCTACGGCAGGCAGTTTCGAGTACACTGGCGGCGATGTTGACGGGTCATATGCCGCCGTCGCTGGCGACTTACACCAGCTGGTACTCGGCGATCTTGGCGAGCACACGGCAACCGCCGGTTCATTCGTCGCGGAGCCAACGGTCGTCGTGGTTGTCGAGAAGATCGTGGCCGCCGCGAGGATGTTCAAAGCCATGCTTCAACCATCTCAGGCAGTGCTCGAGCTGCCATCGGCGACTCTGCCACCTGATATGTCTGAAGTGCCAATCACACCAACAGAGGCGGGCACGACCTGGGCGCCGGTCGCGCCTCACATCGAGCGAACGGCGAGCGAGCTGGTGGTGCCGACTCCGAAGCCGACCATAGCAATGACGACAAGAGTCAATAGTCCATTTGTTGCGCATGTTGAAGGTCACGATATCACCCTCGCCATTCCAGTTGATCGTGCCACACCTCAAGCAGTCGTGACGGCAATCTTCAATGGTGCGACTGTCACTGCTACTGCTGTTAAgaatggtggaggagatttTGGAGGCATCGTCTCTGCCGTGGCGGAGGTCGCTCGACCGGACAACGCCTTGGAGGTCCTTAGCAATGCTCAGCTTACGTACTCAAAGCCGAACAGGATTGCTCAAGCGATTGCTTCCGCGATGGGCGATACGAGCGGTAAAAGACCAGCTAGACCGCAACAGGCTCCCATCTTGACCATTGGAAATTCGGTCTTTACTGCGTCCGCAGCTGGCGGCGGTGGGAAAGCAGTGATAATTGGTGGACAGACTCTGTCTGCAGGAGGACTTCCAATTACTGTTGGAGGTACACCAGTCTCACTCGCCCCAGGAGCAACAGAAGTGGTTGTTGGAACTTTGGCCTTTAAGATCGACACTACTCCCAATCCAGGCATGGTCGCCAACATACCACTCATCACTGTCGGATCGAGGACTATCACGGCCAACGCAGCCACGCAATTCAGACTGGCCGGAACCATCCTCACACCAGGAGGTACCGCAGTCGTTTCCGGCACAACAGTCATTCTAGAATCCCACGCAAACCGAGTTGTGATCAATGGGCAGacatcctccctctctcctccaGCAATAACTCTAGCACCTCTCATCACCCTGGACGGAACAATTTACCAGGCCAACATCGGCACAACTTATGACATTGCCTCTCACTTTCTCACCCCAGGCGGCGCTGTCACCATCTCTGGAACCACCATCTCCCTCCCTCTGACCGGTTCAGTCCTTTTCGTCAATGGCCTTGCCCAACCCACAGCCCTCGGTGGACTGCAACCAAATATCCTGCCAACCATCACCGCTCCACCGGCGCTCATACTGAATGGCAACTCCTACATGCCCAACGGCGCCGCAGCCTATCTCGTCTTCTCGCAGACCCTCACGCCGGGCGGCCGCATCACCTATACCAATACCCTCGGCGGAATTGAAACCGTTTCCCTCGACGCATCTCTGCATACGCTACTCCACATCTCCGACTCACAAACTCGCACATCTCTCCTTTCACCCATCGGCGCATCACCCGATGGTGCACCTGTCCTCACCATTTACGGCAAAACTTACACGGCGCAAGCTTACTCTCCTGGTATGGGCGCCACATATATTATCGCCGGCCAGACTCTCACAGCAGGTGGTACAATCCTGCACACCCTACCCTCAGGCGAGACGGAAACAATCTCCCTCCTGCAACCCGGCACTGCGGTCGCCATTACAGGCCCAGAAGGCCATGTAACCACCTCTACAATCCTGGACGCCTACGCCGTGCTGCCCACTTCCCCACCACTGCTCATTCTTGGAGATGAAGTATTCGCGGCGATCAATCCCGGCGCAACGTACATCATCGATGGACACACTCTCGTCCCAGCGGGGAACGAGGAGACAGTGACGGTAGACGGAAGAACATACCACGTCAGTCTAGCGGCTCAAGCGACTGCTTGGGAAGTGAGTGAAATTGGAGCTGCAGGCGGGACGAGGACGGAGGCGTTGTTTCCGGCGAGGATGACGGGGAGTACGTTTGTGAACTCTGCGGAGGCGACGCAGGGGTTGGCTGCCGAGACTGGTGCTGCGGGAAAGAttggcggtggcggtgggACTGGAGGAGTGGCtggtgatggagatgagAACATAGGGAGCGGCTTGGAGGTGAAGAGATGGGTTGCGAGCGGTCTCGTTGTCGGGACGACCTTTTTTCTTGCGGTTTGGCTCTGA
- a CDS encoding peptidase aspartic (Peptidase aspartic), which translates to MPTALLVLAFAASHATAERLDTREKDNNTILAPISINPDQNWDGIDGAWSTFTLRVGNPAQNVRTLVSTAGYQTWVVLPQGCQAAASQTACAESRGWTFDSNASTSFDRIGIYDLWIERNLGYTGNAIYGYDAVGLGGQGEGGPTLKNTTVGTFAVEDFYLGMFGVNSKATNFTDFNTQSPSYMALLKEEKLIPSVSFGYTAGAQYRSTGVLASLTLGGYDASKFVENELEWTLGVDNDRDIVVAIQSVSTPSNVSSSPVAKELLPEPIYAYVDSTIPHIWLPEESCRLFESEFGLIYDNVTNLYLVNDTLHQSLLDRDATVTFSLGQELTGGQTTQISLPYAAFDLTAKPPYKGLANDTRYFPLQRAQNATQYTLGRTLLQEAYLSVNWESATFNISQVSWDSSAKQSLVAMLPSRDYNGNPTSTSNTSSSNSNLTTGAKAGIAIAAIAVIAIIAAITIFILRRHKRNASTRHHHLSDTDSEKTPQNQPATYSDAFPPKAELEGGGPGIVGGSVSSTPSKISEADGRDAQIHEMPGDMPVVREKDGHSLSEKEALAWREKVYNGVETNVGEEGRQVRRGSKLAEVVRPEEVVEVEREKTLRRAFSFELNDGETGTGTFG; encoded by the exons ATGCCAACCGCGTTGCTTGTCCTTGCCTTTGCAGCGAGCCATGCGACCGCCGAGAGACTCGATACGCGCGAGAAAGATAATAACACAATCCTGGCACCCATATCGATTAACCCTGACCAGAACTGGGATGGCATAGATGGCGCGTGGTCGACGTTCACTCTCCGCGTGGGCAACCCAGCACAAAACGTACGGACATTGGTTTCAACAGCAGGATATCAAACATGGGTTGTTCTACCACAAGGCTGtcaagcagcagcatcacAGACCGCATGCGCGGAGTCGAGAGGTTGGACATTTGATTCGAACGCTTCAACGAGCTTCGATCGGATTGGCATCTATGATCTGTGGATTGAGAGGAATCTGGGATACACGGGCAATGCGATCTACGGATACGATGCAGTGGGATTGGGAGGGCAGGGCGAAGGAGGACCAACATTGAAGAATACTACTGTGGGCACATTCGCGGTGGAGGACTTTTACTTGGGCATGTTTGGTGTCAATTCAAAGGCGACAAACTTTACCGACTTCAATACCCAGAGTCCCTCGTATATGGCGTtgctgaaggaggagaagctgaTTCCGAGTGTCTCCTTTGGATACACAGCGGGTGCTCAATATCGCTCGACTGGTGTGCTGGCCTCTCTCACACTAGGAGGATACGATGCGTCGAAGTTTGTCGAGAACGAACTCGAATGGACGTTGGGAGTGGACAACGATCGAGATATTGTCGTTGCCATTCAATCTGTCAGTACACCGTCTAATGTCTCTTCCTCCCCGGTGGCCAAAGAACTCCTTCCCGAACCAATCTACGCCTACGTCGACAGCACGATCCCTCACATATGGCTTCCAGAAGAATCCTGCAGGCTCTTTGAGTCCGAGTTCGGCCtcatctacgacaacgtCACGAACCTCTACCTCGTCAACGACACGTTACATCAATCCCTCCTCGACCGCGATGCGACTGTCACATTCAGCCTCGGCCAGGAGCTCACGGGTGGGCAGACTACTCAAATCAGCCTTCCATATGCTGCATTTGACCTCACCGCTAAACCACCATACAAAGGCCTTGCAAACGACACTCGCTACTTTCCCCTTCAACGAGCTCAGAATGCGACTCAATACACCCTAGGCCGCACTTTGCTCCAAGAAGCCTACCTCTCCGTCAATTGGGAGTCCGCTACATTCAACATCTCTCAAGTCTCCTGGGACTCATCCGCGAAACAAAGCCTCGTCGCCATGCTACCATCTCGCGACTACAACGGCAATCCCACTTCTACCTCCAATACCtcgtcctccaactccaatCTCACCACCGGCGCCAAAGCCGGCATCGCCATCGCAGCCATCGCCgtcatcgccatcatcgctgCAATCACAATCTTCATCCTTCGCCGTCACAAACGCAACGCCTCAACGCGGCACCATCACCTCTCCGACACGGACAGTGAAAAGACTCCTCAAAACCAGCCAGCGACCTACAGCGACGCCTTCCCTCCCAAAGCCGAACTCGAAGGCGGCGGTCCAGGCATAGTTGGTGGCTCTGTATCCTCCACTCCATCAA AGATCAGCGAAGCGGATGGCCGGGATGCACAGATTCATGAGATGCCGGGCGATATGCCGGTTGTAAGGGAGAAGGACGGACACAGTTTGAGTGAGAAGGAGGCGTTGGCTTGGAGGGAGAAGGTGTATAATGGAGTTGAGACTAAcgttggagaggaagggAGACAAGTGAGGAGGGGCAGTAAATTGGCCGAGGTTGTCAGGCCAGAAGAGGTGGTCGAAGTTGAGAGAGAGAAGACGCTGAGGAGGGCGTTTTCGTTTGAATTGAATGATGGTGAGACGGGGACTGGGACTTTTGgttga